From one Paramormyrops kingsleyae isolate MSU_618 chromosome 1, PKINGS_0.4, whole genome shotgun sequence genomic stretch:
- the osgepl1 gene encoding tRNA N6-adenosine threonylcarbamoyltransferase, mitochondrial, which produces MFMSDALRRSLRCALSCPARSFSGPVGRRLVLGVETSCDDTGAAVVDEEGTVLGESLHSQKDVHIKTGGIIPVVAQKLHQENIARVVQNALDWSGVAPGDLSAVATTVKPGLALSLRVGLEYSLSFVHKHKKSFIPVHHMEAHALTVRMIQPMPFPFLVLLVSGGHGLLAMARGVDDFLLLGRALDEAPGDTLDKVARRLSLQSRPEWAVCSGGQALECVARAGDRSRFCFTLPMAQRYDCHLSFAGLRNQVTRAIEMKEEEEGVRPGEVLSCAGDIAAATQHAVAAHLANRTHRAILFSKANGLLPQSDAALVVSGGVASNQYIRHTLKMVTDATGLQLICPPPELCTDNGVMIAWNGIERLREEKGVLTHGQHVMYEPKAPFGTDITQQVKEAAIKLPQLKLDMC; this is translated from the exons ATGTTTATGTCAGATGCTCTCCGGAGGTCCTTGCGATGTGCGCTGAGCTGTCCGGCCAGATCCTTTTCCGGACCGGTGGGCCGGCGGCTAGTTTTGGGTGTAGAGACGAGCTGCGATGATACGGGAGCCGCCGTGGTGGACGAGGAGGGCACCGTCCTTGGGGAGTCTCTGCACTCCCAGAAAGACGTGCATATAAA AACTGGTGGCATTATTCCGGTAGTTGCCCAGAAACTTCACCAGGAGAACATAGCCAGAGTGGTGCAGAATGCCTTGGACTGGAGTGGCGTTGCGCCCGGTGATCTGTCCGCAGTGGCGACCACTGTGAAGCCCGGGCTGGCTCTGAGCCTCAGGGTGGGTCTGGAGTACAGCCTGAGCTTTGTGCACAAGCACAAGAAGTCTTTCATTCCTGTTCACCACATGGAGGCACATGCCCTGACTGTTAGGATGATCCAGCCTATGCCGTTCCCATTCCTGGTGCTACTGGTCTCAGGGGGGCATGGCCTCTTAGCCATGGCGAGGGGCGTTGACGACTTCCTGCTGCTAGGCCGAGCGCTGGATGAGGCCCCGGGGGATACTCTGGATAAG GTGGCAAGGAGGTTATCCCTGCAGAGCCGGCCGGAGTGGGCGGTGTGCAGCGGGGGGCAGGCCCTGGAGTGTGTGGCCAGGGCAGGTGACAGGTCCAGGTTCTGTTTCACATTGCCAATGGCCCAGCGCTATGACTGCCACCTCTCCTTCGCTGGCCTCCGGAACCAGGTGACCCGAGCGATCGAGatgaaagaggaggaggaag GGGTGCGGCCGGGGGAGGTGCTGTCCTGCGCCGGCGACATTGCAGCGGCCACTCAGCATGCTGTAGCCGCCCACCTGGCCAACCGCACGCATCGCGCCATCCTGTTCAGCAAGGCCAACGGCCTTCTGCCTCAGAGTGATGCCGCCCTG GTGGTGTCAGGGGGTGTGGCCAGCAACCAGTACATCAGGCACACCTTGAAAATGGTCACCGATGCCACTGGCCTACAGCTGATCTGCCCTCCACCCGAGCTGTGCACTGACAATGGGGTCATGATTGCGTG GAATGGCATTGAAAGACTCAGGGAGGAGAAGGGGGTCCTGACACATGGACAACATGTTATGTATGAGCCAAA GGCACCCTTTGGAACTGACATCACACAGCAGGTAAAGGAGGCAGCCATCAAGTTACCACAGCTGAAGCTGGACATGTGTTGA